One Jannaschia sp. GRR-S6-38 genomic window carries:
- a CDS encoding DUF3307 domain-containing protein: protein MTPLADPATLATLTALLLAHLLADHVFQTGWMVANKTRPHVFALHIAVVFALTALALGGAWEAAGLLAAAHAAIDLAKLALPDRLWSYLADQALHLATLVAAALLLPGTPALPLAWLPSALIATGFLLATLPAAPAIRLLMAPYGAGAPTGTLPGAGRLIGLLERSLILLLVIIGQPAGIGFLIAAKSVLRFEAASEARKAEYVIIGTLASFGWALAVAVALTRLTP, encoded by the coding sequence ATGACCCCGCTCGCCGACCCCGCCACGCTTGCCACCCTCACCGCGCTGCTGTTGGCGCATCTGCTGGCCGATCACGTGTTCCAGACCGGCTGGATGGTCGCCAACAAGACCCGCCCGCATGTCTTCGCGCTGCATATCGCGGTGGTCTTCGCGCTGACCGCGCTGGCGCTGGGCGGAGCCTGGGAAGCGGCGGGGCTGCTGGCGGCCGCCCATGCGGCGATCGACCTCGCCAAGCTCGCCCTGCCCGACCGGCTCTGGTCCTACCTGGCCGACCAGGCGCTGCATCTCGCCACGCTGGTCGCCGCCGCCCTGCTGCTGCCCGGCACGCCCGCCCTGCCGCTGGCCTGGCTGCCCTCGGCCCTCATCGCGACGGGCTTCCTCCTGGCGACCCTGCCCGCCGCCCCGGCGATCCGCCTGCTGATGGCGCCCTATGGCGCGGGCGCGCCCACCGGCACGCTGCCCGGCGCGGGCCGCCTGATCGGCCTGCTGGAGCGGTCGCTGATCCTGCTTCTCGTCATCATCGGCCAGCCCGCCGGGATCGGCTTCCTGATCGCCGCCAAGTCGGTCCTGCGCTTCGAGGCCGCCTCCGAGGCGCGCAAGGCCGAATACGTCATCATCGGCACGCTCGCCTCCTTCGGATGGGCGCTGGCGGTGGCCGTGGCGCTGACGCGGCTCACCCCTTGA
- a CDS encoding TRAP transporter small permease, with amino-acid sequence MSTRYEPKGRWGRYVHSFEETAIAVLLGLMTLLTFVAVVLRYVFNSSLIWSLEVILILFAWLVIFGVSYAFKITSHLGVDALTNVLPTRGKRICALLAGVVTIAYALLMLKGAWDYWAPYAALDRTSGTWFPTGFEETREQAWYVTDQVPPMRWLFGWLEPLINQGEAYEKMPRVIPYFILPLGSALILFRVVQAFIAIVKGERESLIVSHEVEDAVDEAASHHYAGEDTAELYDGQLPPARRS; translated from the coding sequence ATGTCGACACGATATGAGCCGAAGGGCCGTTGGGGCCGCTACGTGCATTCGTTCGAGGAGACGGCCATCGCCGTCCTGCTGGGCCTGATGACCTTGCTGACCTTCGTGGCCGTCGTGCTGCGATACGTCTTCAACAGCTCGCTCATCTGGTCGCTCGAGGTCATCCTCATCCTCTTCGCGTGGCTGGTGATCTTCGGCGTCAGCTACGCCTTCAAGATCACCTCGCATCTGGGCGTCGACGCGCTGACCAACGTGCTGCCCACGCGCGGCAAACGGATCTGCGCGCTGCTCGCGGGGGTGGTGACCATCGCCTACGCGCTGCTGATGCTGAAGGGGGCGTGGGATTACTGGGCGCCCTATGCCGCGCTCGACCGTACCAGCGGGACGTGGTTCCCCACCGGCTTCGAGGAGACGCGCGAGCAGGCTTGGTACGTCACCGACCAGGTCCCGCCGATGCGCTGGCTGTTCGGCTGGCTGGAGCCGCTGATCAACCAGGGCGAGGCATACGAGAAGATGCCCCGGGTGATCCCCTATTTCATCCTGCCCCTGGGCTCGGCCCTGATCCTGTTCCGGGTCGTGCAGGCCTTCATCGCCATCGTGAAGGGCGAGCGCGAGAGCCTCATCGTCAGCCACGAGGTCGAGGATGCCGTCGATGAGGCCGCGTCACACCACTATGCCGGCGAAGACACCGCCGAACTCTATGACGGGCAGCTGCCGCCCGCGCGCAGGAGCTGA
- a CDS encoding TRAP transporter large permease, which translates to MEVVLLFTMIIGLLLVGVPIAVALGFSSIVFQLAFSDTSLGSIAASFYQAMAGHYTLLAIPFFILASSFMSTGGVARRIIRFSIACVGHLRGGLAIAGVFACMMFAALSGSSPATVVAIGTIVIAAMKQAGYSKEFAAGVICNAGTLGILIPPSIVMVVYASATDVSVGRMFLAGVIPGLLAGGMLMVTIYIFARIRNMPSGEFAGWGEVGASFRDAFWGLMLIVIIMVGIYGVPGVTGAIFTPTEAAAVASVYAFVVAMFVYRDIGPLAPRPAQSVGAAVAGPVEGTPRSLMRNPHTLLTAFFHRDTRNTLLEAGKLTIMLMFIIANALILKHVLTDEQIPQAIANAMLGAGLGPITFLIVVNVILLIGGQFMEPSGLLVIVAPLVFPIAIELGIDPIHLGIIMVVNMEIGMITPPVGLNLFVTSGVAGMSMMAVVKAALPFLAVLFVFLIMITYIPAISLWLPTSVMGPEVIIR; encoded by the coding sequence ATGGAAGTCGTCCTTCTCTTCACGATGATCATTGGCCTGCTTCTGGTCGGGGTCCCGATCGCGGTCGCGCTGGGGTTCAGCTCGATCGTCTTCCAGCTGGCCTTCTCGGATACCTCGCTGGGCTCGATCGCGGCGAGCTTCTACCAGGCGATGGCCGGGCATTACACGCTGCTGGCGATCCCGTTCTTCATCCTGGCCTCGAGCTTCATGTCCACGGGCGGCGTGGCGCGGCGGATCATCCGCTTCTCGATCGCCTGCGTGGGCCATCTGCGCGGCGGGCTGGCCATCGCGGGCGTCTTCGCCTGCATGATGTTCGCCGCCCTGTCGGGCTCGTCCCCGGCGACCGTGGTCGCCATCGGCACGATCGTCATCGCGGCGATGAAGCAGGCGGGCTACTCCAAGGAATTCGCCGCGGGCGTTATCTGCAACGCGGGCACGCTGGGCATCCTGATCCCGCCCTCGATCGTGATGGTGGTCTATGCCTCGGCCACCGACGTGTCGGTCGGCCGGATGTTCCTTGCGGGCGTCATCCCGGGCCTCTTGGCCGGGGGGATGCTGATGGTCACGATCTACATCTTCGCGCGCATCAGGAACATGCCTTCGGGCGAGTTCGCGGGCTGGGGCGAAGTGGGCGCGAGCTTTCGCGACGCCTTCTGGGGCCTGATGCTGATCGTCATCATCATGGTCGGCATCTACGGAGTGCCGGGCGTGACCGGCGCGATCTTCACCCCGACGGAGGCCGCGGCGGTGGCCTCGGTCTACGCCTTCGTGGTGGCGATGTTCGTCTATCGCGACATCGGCCCGCTGGCCCCGCGCCCCGCCCAATCGGTGGGCGCGGCAGTGGCCGGGCCGGTGGAGGGGACGCCCCGGTCGCTGATGCGCAATCCGCATACGCTGCTGACGGCGTTTTTCCACCGCGACACGCGCAATACGCTGCTGGAGGCGGGCAAGCTGACCATCATGTTGATGTTCATCATCGCCAACGCGCTGATCCTGAAGCACGTGCTGACCGACGAGCAGATCCCGCAGGCCATCGCCAACGCGATGCTGGGCGCGGGGCTGGGGCCGATCACCTTCCTGATCGTGGTCAACGTGATCCTGCTGATCGGGGGCCAGTTCATGGAGCCGTCGGGCCTTCTGGTCATCGTCGCGCCGCTGGTGTTCCCGATCGCGATCGAGCTCGGGATCGACCCGATCCACCTGGGCATCATCATGGTGGTGAACATGGAGATCGGCATGATCACGCCGCCGGTGGGGCTGAACCTCTTCGTCACCTCGGGCGTGGCGGGCATGTCGATGATGGCGGTCGTGAAGGCGGCGCTGCCGTTCCTGGCGGTGCTGTTCGTCTTCCTGATCATGATCACCTACATCCCGGCGATCTCGCTCTGGCTGCCCACCTCGGTGATGGGGCCGGAGGTGATCATCAGGTAG
- a CDS encoding sigma-54-dependent transcriptional regulator yields the protein MSDVLLIEDDAHVREALCQTLELADLSVVQAGSFLAAEPRLTRDLAGVVLSDVRMPGRDGFHLLGVARRVDPDLPVILLTGEGDVPSAVRGMSEGAFAFLEKPCDPDALVDTVRRALSLRRATLEARRARGAQEGGDAAARILRGTSPQSQALRDTVRAVGRAAGPVLIHGEPGTGTSKVAEVIHLLSARAGGPFVKRAAPALDAASLEEALRLAEGGSLFLDHVEALPRGLQHRLPEEEGARLLAATNRDPATLLDVLEPDLFYRLEGLRVHIPSLRDRPGDIPVLFAHYLASACEQADIPVPTVPPEMQARLMAGEWRGNARALMNHAMRYAMGLEERTGTPRAGLAERMRAVERSILVETLERHGGQASAAARDLDLPRKTFYDKLARHGLKPEDYRDE from the coding sequence GTGAGCGACGTACTGCTGATCGAGGATGACGCGCATGTCCGCGAGGCGCTGTGCCAGACGCTGGAGCTGGCCGATCTGTCGGTGGTGCAGGCGGGCAGCTTCCTGGCCGCCGAGCCGCGGCTGACGCGCGATCTGGCGGGCGTGGTGCTGTCGGATGTGCGGATGCCCGGGCGCGACGGCTTCCACCTGCTGGGCGTGGCGCGGCGGGTCGATCCGGACCTGCCGGTGATCCTGCTGACCGGCGAGGGCGATGTGCCCTCGGCGGTGCGCGGCATGTCGGAGGGGGCCTTCGCTTTCCTGGAGAAGCCCTGCGACCCGGACGCGCTGGTCGATACGGTGCGCCGCGCGCTGAGCCTGCGGCGCGCGACGCTGGAGGCGCGGCGCGCGCGGGGTGCGCAGGAGGGCGGGGACGCGGCGGCGCGGATCCTGCGCGGTACCTCGCCCCAGTCGCAGGCGCTGCGCGACACGGTGCGCGCGGTCGGGCGCGCGGCGGGGCCGGTTCTGATCCATGGCGAGCCGGGCACGGGGACGTCGAAGGTGGCGGAGGTGATCCATCTGCTGTCCGCGCGCGCCGGCGGGCCCTTCGTCAAGCGCGCCGCGCCGGCGCTGGACGCCGCGAGCCTGGAGGAGGCGCTGCGGCTGGCTGAGGGGGGCAGCCTGTTTCTCGACCATGTGGAGGCGCTGCCGCGCGGGCTGCAGCATCGCCTGCCCGAGGAGGAGGGCGCGCGCCTGCTGGCCGCGACCAATCGCGATCCCGCGACGCTGCTGGACGTGCTGGAGCCGGACCTGTTCTACCGTCTGGAGGGGCTGCGCGTGCATATTCCGTCGCTGCGCGACCGGCCGGGCGACATCCCGGTCCTGTTTGCGCATTACCTGGCCTCGGCCTGCGAGCAGGCGGATATCCCGGTGCCGACGGTCCCGCCCGAGATGCAGGCGCGGCTGATGGCGGGGGAATGGCGCGGCAACGCGCGGGCGCTGATGAACCACGCGATGCGCTACGCGATGGGGCTGGAGGAGCGGACCGGCACGCCGCGCGCGGGGCTGGCGGAGCGGATGCGCGCGGTGGAACGCTCGATCCTGGTGGAGACGCTGGAGCGCCATGGCGGGCAGGCGAGTGCCGCGGCGCGCGACCTCGATCTGCCGCGCAAGACCTTCTACGACAAGCTGGCGCGGCACGGGCTGAAGCCCGAGGACTACCGCGACGAGTGA
- a CDS encoding MarR family transcriptional regulator produces MDDRAVLIGDFVRSRGAGADALAAGFDRLGTAAAEIARWQAADPRLTRFRGDGWQMLLIRPALALRAALLVRADLRAADLPPTRIAIGLGPVAFEGSADLSDADGPAFHRAGAALDAMPRGRQLALAAEGALPLLPAAAILLDALSERWTVAQAEAVALSLPPDAPRQTDLADRLGIRQQSLADRLDAAGFPAIRAALDTIEAGA; encoded by the coding sequence ATGGATGACAGGGCGGTTCTGATCGGCGATTTCGTCCGCTCGCGCGGCGCGGGGGCGGACGCGCTCGCCGCGGGCTTCGATCGGCTCGGGACCGCCGCGGCCGAGATCGCCCGCTGGCAGGCGGCCGATCCGCGCCTGACACGCTTTCGCGGCGACGGCTGGCAGATGCTGCTGATCCGCCCCGCCCTCGCGCTGCGCGCCGCGCTCCTGGTCCGCGCCGACCTGCGCGCCGCCGACCTGCCGCCCACGCGCATCGCCATCGGCCTCGGCCCCGTGGCCTTCGAGGGCAGCGCGGATCTCTCCGATGCCGACGGCCCCGCCTTCCACCGCGCGGGCGCCGCGCTCGACGCCATGCCGCGCGGCCGCCAGCTCGCGCTGGCCGCCGAGGGCGCCCTGCCGCTGCTGCCCGCGGCCGCGATCCTTCTCGACGCCCTCTCCGAACGCTGGACCGTGGCGCAGGCCGAGGCGGTCGCCCTCTCGCTGCCGCCCGACGCCCCGCGCCAGACCGACCTCGCCGACCGGCTCGGCATCCGCCAGCAGAGCCTCGCCGACCGGCTCGACGCCGCGGGCTTCCCCGCGATCCGCGCCGCGCTGGACACGATCGAGGCCGGCGCATGA
- a CDS encoding HesB/IscA family protein yields the protein MFAIPGQSPVTVTPAAAKQIARLMTKQDAAGLRIGVKKGGCAGMEYTMDYVAEVEPNDEVVEVEGGARVIIAPMAQMFLFGTEIDYETSLLEAGFKFRNPNVVDACGCGESIKFDETLGTPS from the coding sequence ATGTTCGCCATCCCCGGCCAATCCCCCGTCACCGTCACGCCCGCCGCGGCCAAGCAGATCGCGCGCCTGATGACCAAGCAGGACGCCGCGGGGCTGCGCATCGGCGTCAAGAAGGGCGGCTGCGCGGGCATGGAATACACCATGGACTACGTGGCCGAGGTCGAGCCCAATGACGAGGTCGTGGAGGTCGAGGGCGGCGCCCGCGTGATCATCGCGCCCATGGCGCAGATGTTCCTCTTCGGGACCGAGATCGACTACGAGACTTCGCTGCTCGAGGCGGGCTTCAAGTTCCGCAATCCCAACGTCGTCGACGCCTGCGGCTGCGGCGAGTCGATCAAGTTCGACGAGACGCTGGGCACGCCGTCCTGA
- a CDS encoding VOC family protein encodes MIAYVTVGADDIARAKRFYAALLPPLGYALTEGPEGLSYVLPAPPGPFPAPPDFYVKPTFDGRPASAGNGAMVAFEARSQRQVRELHAAAVAAGGSDEGRPGFRAAYGPQFYVGYLRDPQGNKIALFSSDPGEPGRDA; translated from the coding sequence ATGATCGCCTATGTCACGGTCGGCGCGGATGACATCGCGCGCGCGAAACGGTTCTACGCGGCCCTCCTGCCGCCCCTCGGCTACGCGCTGACGGAGGGGCCCGAGGGGCTCAGCTACGTCCTGCCCGCGCCACCGGGCCCGTTCCCCGCCCCGCCGGATTTCTACGTCAAACCGACCTTCGACGGGCGCCCGGCCTCGGCCGGCAACGGGGCGATGGTCGCGTTCGAGGCGCGCAGCCAGCGGCAGGTCCGCGAGCTGCATGCCGCCGCGGTCGCCGCCGGTGGCTCCGACGAGGGCCGGCCCGGCTTCCGGGCCGCCTACGGCCCGCAATTCTACGTGGGCTATCTGCGCGATCCGCAGGGCAACAAGATCGCGCTCTTCTCCAGCGATCCGGGCGAGCCGGGACGCGACGCCTAG
- a CDS encoding DctP family TRAP transporter solute-binding subunit yields MKYLTTAATALALTIPAGAAFADAHGGCDDGEIVVKFSHVTNTDRHPKGIAASLLQERVNAEMDGTMCMEVFPNSTLYTDEKALEAMLQGDIQLAAPSLSLFEPFTKGFQLFDLPFLFEDIAAVDAFQASEAGQALLDSMQRRGLQGLGFWHNGMKQMSANKPLMMPGDAAGLKFRVQPSDVIVAQMEAIGVSPQPMAFAEVYGALQTGVVDGQENTWSNIYGQKFFEVQDGITETNHGIIDYLVVTSVDWLDSLDADVRDQFLTILDEVTVARNTESTNVNEAAKQAIVDAGGEVRQLTPEQRTAWVEAMKPVWAQFAESIGQENIDAAMTFSN; encoded by the coding sequence ATGAAGTACCTGACCACCGCCGCCACCGCGCTGGCGCTGACCATCCCCGCCGGGGCCGCCTTCGCCGACGCCCATGGCGGCTGCGACGACGGCGAGATCGTCGTCAAGTTCTCGCACGTGACCAATACCGACCGTCACCCCAAGGGCATCGCCGCCAGCCTGCTGCAGGAGCGCGTGAACGCCGAGATGGACGGCACGATGTGCATGGAGGTCTTCCCGAACTCCACGCTCTACACCGACGAGAAGGCGCTCGAGGCGATGCTGCAGGGCGACATCCAGCTGGCCGCGCCGTCGCTGTCGCTGTTCGAGCCCTTCACCAAGGGCTTCCAGCTGTTCGACCTGCCCTTCCTGTTCGAGGACATCGCCGCGGTCGACGCGTTCCAGGCGTCCGAGGCCGGTCAGGCCCTGCTCGACTCGATGCAGCGTCGCGGCCTTCAGGGCCTGGGCTTCTGGCATAACGGCATGAAGCAAATGTCGGCCAACAAGCCGCTGATGATGCCCGGGGATGCCGCGGGCCTGAAGTTCCGCGTCCAGCCTTCGGACGTGATCGTCGCGCAGATGGAAGCGATCGGCGTCTCGCCGCAGCCCATGGCCTTCGCCGAAGTCTACGGCGCGCTGCAGACCGGGGTCGTCGACGGGCAGGAGAACACCTGGTCCAACATCTACGGCCAGAAGTTCTTCGAGGTGCAGGACGGCATCACCGAGACCAACCACGGCATCATCGACTACCTCGTCGTGACCTCGGTGGATTGGCTCGACAGCCTGGACGCCGACGTGCGCGACCAGTTCCTGACGATCCTCGACGAGGTGACCGTGGCCCGGAACACCGAGTCGACCAACGTCAACGAGGCGGCCAAGCAGGCCATCGTCGATGCCGGCGGCGAAGTGCGCCAGCTCACGCCCGAGCAGCGGACCGCCTGGGTCGAAGCGATGAAGCCGGTCTGGGCGCAGTTCGCCGAGTCGATCGGTCAGGAGAACATCGACGCCGCGATGACCTTCTCGAACTGA
- the tpiA gene encoding triose-phosphate isomerase produces the protein MPQKIAAGNWKMNGTRAALDEARATAAGAPDGVLTLICPPATLLPLMPAGLAKGGQACHPAASGAHTGDIAAPMLADAGATHCLAGHSERRQDHGETDADVAAQVSAIWSAGLTAILCIGETLAEREAGRTLDVLFSQLEGSLPEGATAANTVIAYEPVWAIGTGKVASPEQVDEVHDALRGRLIDKLAEGGEIALLYGGSVKAGNAAELFALENVNGGLVGGASLTADDFLPIARALAES, from the coding sequence ATGCCGCAGAAGATCGCCGCCGGAAACTGGAAGATGAACGGCACCCGCGCCGCCCTGGACGAGGCGCGGGCCACCGCCGCCGGCGCGCCGGACGGCGTGCTGACGCTGATCTGCCCTCCCGCCACGCTGCTGCCTCTGATGCCCGCGGGGCTGGCCAAGGGCGGCCAGGCCTGCCACCCCGCCGCCTCGGGCGCGCATACCGGCGACATCGCCGCGCCGATGCTGGCCGATGCGGGCGCGACCCATTGCCTGGCCGGCCATAGCGAGCGGCGCCAGGACCATGGCGAAACCGATGCCGACGTGGCCGCGCAGGTCTCGGCCATCTGGTCGGCGGGCCTGACCGCGATCCTCTGCATCGGCGAGACGCTGGCAGAGCGCGAGGCCGGGCGCACACTCGACGTGCTGTTCTCCCAGCTGGAGGGTTCGCTCCCCGAAGGCGCGACCGCCGCCAACACCGTCATCGCCTACGAACCCGTCTGGGCCATCGGCACCGGCAAGGTCGCCAGCCCCGAGCAGGTGGACGAGGTCCATGACGCCCTGCGCGGCCGTCTGATCGACAAGCTGGCCGAGGGCGGCGAGATCGCGCTGCTCTATGGCGGCTCGGTCAAGGCGGGGAACGCCGCCGAGCTCTTCGCACTGGAGAACGTCAATGGCGGCCTCGTCGGCGGCGCCAGCCTGACAGCGGACGACTTCCTGCCCATCGCGCGCGCGCTGGCGGAAAGCTGA
- a CDS encoding cytochrome P450, whose protein sequence is MQRLRQSPTDPGFVQDPYPFYDRLRAAGPLAIWEDYAMPGAAGRDTVDALLRDRRFGREDPFPPDRPAHQAGFWAVEDHSMLELEPPRHTRLRAQVLRAFTSRRIAAMGPEIRALAHQLIDAMPAGPFDLLEAFARPFPVRVIARLLGVPEADAPHLLRWSNAMVGMYQARRSHADEVAAAEAATEFTAYLSDILDAPRPGGLIARLAEVAAEGTLSRAEVNATCILLLNAGHEATVHTLGNGVAGLCAAGLWGAPVTEALVEEVLRHDPPLHMFTRYALEDVAAFGHRFARGDRVGLLLAGANRDPAAYPDPARFDPARFPDAPPPVSFGAGLHFCLGAPLARLELLEGLRALTARLPGLRVVEPPRYADIYHFHGLNRLIVARD, encoded by the coding sequence ATGCAGCGGCTCCGCCAATCCCCGACCGATCCCGGCTTCGTGCAGGATCCCTATCCCTTCTATGACCGGCTGCGCGCCGCGGGCCCGCTCGCCATCTGGGAGGATTACGCCATGCCCGGCGCCGCCGGGCGGGATACGGTCGATGCGCTGCTGCGCGACCGCCGCTTCGGGCGCGAGGATCCGTTCCCGCCAGACCGCCCCGCGCACCAGGCCGGCTTCTGGGCGGTCGAAGACCATTCCATGCTTGAGCTGGAGCCGCCGCGCCACACCCGCCTGCGCGCCCAGGTGCTGCGTGCCTTCACCTCGCGCCGCATCGCCGCGATGGGCCCCGAGATCCGCGCCCTCGCACACCAGCTGATCGACGCCATGCCCGCGGGCCCCTTCGACCTGCTCGAGGCCTTCGCGCGGCCCTTCCCGGTCCGCGTCATCGCGCGCCTGCTCGGCGTGCCCGAGGCCGATGCACCGCATCTCCTGCGCTGGTCGAACGCGATGGTCGGCATGTACCAGGCCCGCCGCAGCCACGCCGACGAGGTCGCCGCCGCCGAGGCCGCCACCGAATTCACCGCCTACCTGTCCGACATCCTCGACGCGCCCCGGCCGGGCGGCCTGATCGCCCGGCTGGCCGAAGTCGCCGCCGAAGGCACGCTCAGCCGGGCGGAGGTCAACGCCACCTGCATCCTGCTTCTGAACGCGGGCCACGAGGCGACGGTCCACACGCTGGGCAACGGCGTCGCGGGGCTCTGCGCGGCGGGGCTCTGGGGCGCGCCGGTGACCGAAGCGCTGGTCGAGGAGGTGCTGCGCCACGACCCGCCGCTGCACATGTTCACCCGCTACGCGCTAGAGGATGTCGCGGCCTTCGGCCACCGCTTCGCGCGCGGCGACCGGGTCGGCTTGCTGCTCGCGGGCGCGAATCGCGACCCCGCCGCCTATCCCGACCCCGCCCGCTTCGACCCCGCCCGCTTCCCCGACGCGCCCCCGCCGGTCAGCTTCGGGGCCGGGCTGCATTTCTGCCTCGGCGCGCCGCTCGCGCGGCTCGAGCTGCTGGAAGGCCTGCGCGCCCTGACCGCGCGCCTACCCGGCCTGCGCGTGGTCGAGCCGCCGCGCTACGCCGATATCTACCATTTCCATGGGTTGAACCGGCTGATCGTCGCGCGGGACTAA
- a CDS encoding ATP-binding protein, translating into MSRALLPIATLLGAALLAGLVWWVTLGQALAQLEAKGRSDLSLAADRLMLELQRSRDLAVLLAADPRARAWLSGEGDLDQAGAALRGFADRAGASDILLLQRDGTVVAAATGRLAPVAGASWLDRAGQGALGFGPAPEGRAVTHAAPVFGPSGKVTGAVAVTRSLSGIESGWRGEPQAIYFTDAAGDVVVSNREELLGGPPRQELTPIQGFDIRRVDAGRYVPDHALHLELPLPTLDLLAELLLDIAPAKQLAQARALAAGAGLLVLGALLAVLWERRRRLARDNAALEDRVARRTRDLQAANRQLTAEIGERREAEAALKRAQSELVQAGKLSALGQMSAGISHELNQPLMAIRSFAQNGATFLERGRTEAAADNLAKIGMLAHRAGRIIRNLRAFARAEPEPAVETDLSAVIEAALEITETRRREAGIETRLDLAPGPVRAMGGEVRLGQVLVNLISNAVDAMAERETRLLEIALEADPPRITVRDTGPGLDSPEHVFDPFYTTKEVGAGLGLGLSISYGIVSGFGGTIRGRNTGTGAEFTVTLPPIAAEAAG; encoded by the coding sequence ATGTCGCGCGCGCTTCTTCCCATCGCCACGCTGCTGGGCGCGGCCCTGCTGGCGGGGCTGGTCTGGTGGGTCACGCTGGGCCAGGCGCTGGCGCAGCTGGAGGCCAAGGGCCGCTCGGACCTGAGCCTGGCCGCCGACCGGCTGATGCTGGAGCTGCAGCGGTCGCGCGACCTGGCGGTTCTGCTGGCGGCCGACCCGCGGGCGCGGGCCTGGCTGTCGGGCGAGGGCGATCTCGACCAGGCGGGCGCGGCGCTGCGCGGCTTTGCCGACCGGGCGGGGGCGTCGGACATCCTGCTGCTGCAGCGCGATGGCACGGTGGTGGCGGCGGCCACGGGTCGGCTGGCGCCCGTCGCAGGCGCGTCCTGGCTCGACCGCGCGGGGCAGGGCGCGCTGGGGTTCGGGCCCGCGCCGGAGGGGCGCGCGGTGACCCATGCGGCGCCGGTCTTCGGGCCGTCGGGCAAGGTGACGGGGGCGGTGGCGGTCACGCGCTCGCTCTCGGGCATCGAGAGCGGCTGGCGGGGCGAGCCGCAGGCCATCTATTTCACCGACGCGGCGGGCGACGTGGTGGTGTCGAACCGCGAGGAGCTGCTGGGCGGGCCGCCGCGGCAGGAGCTGACGCCGATCCAGGGCTTCGATATCCGCCGCGTCGATGCCGGGCGCTACGTCCCCGATCACGCGCTGCATCTGGAGTTGCCGCTGCCGACGCTGGACCTGCTGGCCGAGCTGCTGCTCGACATCGCGCCGGCCAAGCAGCTGGCGCAGGCGCGGGCGCTGGCCGCGGGGGCGGGGCTTCTGGTGCTGGGCGCGCTGCTCGCGGTGCTGTGGGAGCGGCGGCGGCGGCTGGCGCGGGACAATGCCGCGCTGGAGGATCGGGTGGCGCGGCGCACGCGCGACCTGCAGGCCGCGAACCGCCAACTGACCGCCGAGATCGGCGAGCGGCGCGAGGCGGAGGCGGCGCTCAAGCGCGCGCAATCGGAGCTGGTGCAGGCGGGCAAGCTGTCGGCGCTGGGGCAGATGTCGGCGGGCATCAGCCACGAGCTGAACCAGCCGCTGATGGCGATCCGCAGCTTCGCGCAGAACGGCGCGACTTTCCTGGAACGCGGGCGGACGGAGGCGGCGGCCGACAACCTGGCCAAGATCGGAATGCTGGCGCATCGCGCGGGCCGCATCATCCGCAACCTGCGCGCCTTCGCCCGGGCCGAGCCCGAGCCGGCGGTCGAGACCGATCTGAGCGCGGTGATCGAGGCCGCGCTGGAGATCACCGAGACGCGCCGCCGCGAGGCCGGGATCGAGACGCGGCTGGACCTGGCGCCCGGGCCGGTTCGGGCGATGGGCGGCGAGGTGCGGCTGGGGCAGGTGCTGGTGAACCTGATCTCGAATGCCGTGGACGCGATGGCCGAGCGCGAGACCCGCCTGCTGGAGATCGCGCTGGAGGCCGATCCGCCGCGGATCACGGTGCGCGACACGGGGCCCGGCCTCGACAGTCCCGAGCATGTCTTCGACCCGTTCTACACCACCAAGGAGGTCGGCGCCGGGCTGGGGCTGGGCCTGTCGATCAGCTACGGCATCGTCTCGGGCTTCGGCGGCACGATCCGCGGGCGCAACACGGGCACGGGGGCGGAGTTCACCGTGACCCTGCCGCCCATCGCGGCGGAGGCGGCGGGGTGA